From the Nostoc sp. PCC 7107 genome, the window TGTTGCTGATGTTTATTCTAATCCGCATAACCCGATAATTGGGCCGCGTGCCTTTGGTAACACGCCGGAAACAGCAGCACAAGGAGCGTTGGCATATTATTTAGGGCTACAAGAGTCTGGTATTTTAGGATGTGCCAAGCATTTTCCGGGACATGGAGACACCAGTACAGATTCTCATTTTGAGTTACCAGTACTAAATTTAACTGTACAAGATTTGCGCGATCGCGAACTGATACCTTTCAAAGCTTTGATTGATGCTCAAGTTCCTTTAATTATGACAACTCACATTTTATTTCCCCAAATTGACCCAGATGTCCCGGCGACTATTTCGCAACGGATTTTGAAAAATATCCTTCGGGATGAACTAGGGTTTGAGGGTGTAGTTGTCTCTGATGACTTGGATATGAAAGCAGTTTCCGATAGGTTTACCCAAAGTGGAACCGTCGCCCGCGCTTTTAACGCTGGGTGTGACTTGTTTATTCTCTCGCGGAATATCAACTCATCGTCTTTGGAACGCACTTATTACATGGCGGGGGATTTTGCTGATGCGCTCAGTAACGGTAACTTAAAGAAAGAGGTAGTTACAGCTGCTAGTCAGAGAATTGAAAATTTACTAGCACAGACACCCCAATATATTGTCCATGCTTTAGATAAAGCTACATTACTACAACACGCGGAGTTAGCGATCGCTTGTTCTTTCTCATAAAACTTTAATAAATTAGCAGCAGATATTTCATTCACATCTCCAACTCCTGATTCTCTCTGGGTGAAATGAATGATATTTTGTTAAGTTATACTGAGAGATGGTTGAAAGTTTGCTTTTAAACGCAGAGGCTGGCGGAGGTAAACGCAAAGTTACGCAGAGTCTTTGTGTAATTTATCCGCTATAAAAATATAGATGAAATTGATTGCGGAGAACGCAATACATCTTAAATGGACTAGGAAAAATCAACAATTAAGAATTATTTTGCAATGACATCATCTGTATTTGCCGCTGAACGTCTTTTATTTACTCAAACTACTCCTGATACTGATGCAATACCTTTAATTTTTGCCTTCCCGAATGAATATAGTGTAGGTATTACTAGCCTTGGCTATCAGGTAGTTTGGGCAACTTTAGCAACGCGCGATGATGTGCAGATAAGTCGTCTATTTACTGATATTCATGAACAACTTCCCAGACAGCCAGAAATTGTAGGATTTTCGATTTCTTGGGAATTAGATTATGTAAATATTTTAAATTTGTTGGAATCGTTGAATATTCCAATTCGGGCAAGTTTGCGTGATGAAAATTATCCTATCATTTTTGGTGGTGGCCCAGTTTTGACGGCTAATCCTGAGCCTTTTGCTGATTTTTTTGATATCATTTTGTTAGGAGATGGAGAAAATCTGCTGGGAGATTTTATTGCAGCTTACAAAGAAGTTAGACATGCTCCTAGACAAATTCAGTTAAAAAGATTGGCACAAATACCGGGGATTTATATTCCAAGTTTGTATGAGGTGGAATATCAAACACCTAATGGTGAGGTAAAGTCAATTAAGCCGATTGATTCAGATGTTCCGGCTATTGTTCAAAAGCAAACTTATCGGGGAAATATTCTCTCAGCTTCAACGGTAGTCACTGAAAAGGCTGCTTGGGAAAATATTTATATGGTGGAGGTGGTAAGAAGTTGTCCCGAAATGTGTCGCTTTTGTTTGGCAAGTTATCTGACTTTACCATTTAGAACTGCTAGTTTGGAAAGTTCATTAATTCCAGCGATTGAACGTGGGTTGAAAGTAACAAACCGCTTGGGATTATTGGGTGCTTCTGTGACACAACATCCTGAGTTTGAGGAGTTATTAAATTATATTAGTCAGCCAAAATATGATGATGTGCGGTTGAGTATTGCGTCGGTGAGAACTAATACAGTAACGGTGCAGTTGGCAGAAACTTTAGCAAAACGTGACACGCGATCGCTTACCATTGCGGTAGAAAGTGGTTCCGATAAACTCCGGCAAATCATCAACAAAAAGTTGCAAAATGATGAAATCATCCAAGCGGCGATAAATGCTAAAGCTGGCGGACTCTCAGCATTAAAACTCTACGGGATGGTAGGTATTCCTGGAGAAGAGGCGGAAGATTTGGACGCAACTGTAGCGATGATGCGGAATATCAAAAAAGCTGCGCCTGGACTAAGATTAAGCTATGGCTGTAGCACCTTTGTGCCGAAATCCCATACACCATTTCAATGGTTTGGGGTAAATCGTCAAGCAGAAAAACGGTTGCAGCTTTTACAAAAACAACTCAAACCCCAGGGGATAGATTTTCGTCCCGAAAGTTATAACTGGTCTATCATACAGGCTTTGTTATCCAGAGGCGATCGCCGCTTATCTCAACTTTTAGAACTTACCCGCGACTTTGGCGACTCTTTGGGTAGTTACAAACGTGCTTTTAAGCAACTTAAAGGACAAATACCCGATTTAGATTTCTACGTCCATAATACTTGGTCAACATCTCAAGTCTTGCCTTGGAGCCACTTGCAAGGGCCGCTACCGCAGTCTACACTACTAAAGCACTTGGATGAGGCTACCAGTCATTTCCGTTCATCCTCCAAAGAACTGCAACCCTTAAATTCATAGTCAAAAATTGAATGCAAACAACTGCTGAGTATTACTGTGCCTTTTGTGGCGAACCAAACTTAACCTTTATTGACTTGAGTGCTGGGGGACAACAATCTTATGTTGAAGACTGTCAAGTTTGCTGTAACCCCAATATTTTGTATGTGCGGATTGATGAAGATACTCTAGATATTGAAATAGATACCGAATATGACGAAGGCTGATACTATTTTGGATTTGAGATTTTAGATTTAGAATCGCTTTGTGTCTCTTGGGTGTATCAACAACCATCTGTCGCCATCATTTTTCCCATTGGTATGAGTTTTAGGTTTTGCTGTTCATGTTGCACTTCAACCATTCATCTGTAATTAATGCGCCAATAGAAGTAGTTTGGCAATTTCATGAAAGGCCAGATATTCTACAAATGCTAACTCCACCTTGGCAACCAGTCAAAGTAGTTCGGCGCGAGGGAGGCTTGCAAGTAGGTGCTATCACAGAGTTTCGTTTGTTTCTGGGACTAGTACCTTTAACTTGGTTAGCACGTCACACCGAATGTGAACAATATCGCCTATTTGTAGATGAACAAATATCAGGCCCCTTTGAAACTTGGATACATCGGCACGAATTTCAGCTAGAAGATGGCAAAACTAGATTAACCGATGCGATTTCTTACTCTATGCCAGGGGGAGATACAGTTGAATTTATCAGTGGTTGGCTAATCCAAACTCAACTAGAAGCGATGTTTCGCTACCGCCATTATGTGACAAAGCAACAATGTGAGGGTAAAGGCGGTAACTGGTGGTAAAAATAGAGACTAGTGCCAGTTTCCTAGTAATTTGTGGCAGTTTCTCCCAAAATCAGCCAATTGGTAGAAGCTGAATCTATCTTGCTAGAGAGGGTAAATCTTCCCACATTGTTCATGATAGTAGAAACACATTCAAACAAACTATCACTGAAATTTTAGGTAAAAAAAATGTTGGGAACATTTCTAATAACTCTAGCTACAGCACTAAGCTTACTAATTGTTGATTTAGTTGTGCCTGGTGTGAATATTGCAAATTTTCCCTCTGCTTTAATTGCTGCTGTCGCAATTGGCTTAATTAATAGTTCCGTAAAGCCAGTTCTATCTACTTTATCTTTACCTTTAAACCTCGTAACATTCGGCGCATTTTCTCTGGTTGTTAACGGTATCTGTTTTGCATTAGCAGCATTTTTAGTACCTGGGTTTAGCGCTCACGGAATTATCGCTTTTATTCTCGGCCCAGTGGTTCTATCTTTGGCTAATACCTTCATTGTTAACTACTTTGCTGAAAGAAATGTGGCTTTAACTGGCAACACTTCAAGCCCAGGTGAATTACCTCAAGGCAATCCTCAGCAATAGTACAAGTATTGTCTTTGGGAAAAGTTATACGGAATTAACCTAATTCCGGCGACAGAGTTGGTAATTAAGTTAATTCTGGACAATGTGAATTAAACAAGTTGAAAAAGTAACAGCAAATCTATGAAATTATTTCGGTTTCTTCTGGCTCTCGTACTGCCTCCTTTAGGCGTTTTTCTCACAGTTGGTGTTGGCCCTACTTTAGTAATTAATATTCTGCTCACCTTGCTTGGTTGGCTTCCCGGTAGTATTCATGCACTGTGGGTAGTAGCTAAGAGAGAAGAAGCATTGAATAGCGGAACCTACTAAAATAGGTTGCTACTTAGGCTAGAAACTCGGCACAAGCCTCTCGCAATAAGGGCAAATAATTCAGGGTAGATTATTATGAATCTACCCTGAATTATTACGTATTTTATTGTTGTTGTGGATATAACTAGCCGAAAATAATAGAGACGTTGCATTGCAAAGTCTCTATATTTCTATATATCTAGTTTCTAGTTTTTGTCTGCTGGTTCCTTGTCTTTAAACAAATCAGCAGTTGCGAGAAGTAACTCGCGCAAGGTTTGTTTAAGTTGAAGTTCTTTTCGAGCTATAGCTGTACCCGCTTCTCCTAGTTTATCTTCTAACTGCGATCGCTTCTGTGATACTTGGGTTGCTAAAACTTCTGCTTGGGGACGAGCCTGATTATACCAAGTTTTGGCATCATTCAGATAATTTTGAACTTCTTCAGAACGTCCGCCATAACGCGCAGCTAAATTAGCTCGAACAATGGCTAATTGTGCTTGCAATTGTGCATAACGTTTTTTTAACAAAGAAACTTCATCACTATCTTTGATAGAACTAACAGCCGAGTCAATAATGGTTTGAGTATCAGCAGTGTTTTGCTTACCTGTTTCCTCAATCTCTGCTAATATCACATCTACATCTTGCTGAAGCTTTTCTTCTTCACTATCTAATTGAGTTTGCAACCTTTGGAGTTCTGATTGCGTTTGAATAATATTTGCATGTCTTTTATGATTAACTCCCTCTAAAGCACCTTCAATGGAAGCTGTAACTTCTTCTTTAATTTCGCCACCCCGTTCTTGTAGGGTTTCAATGACAGCAGAAACCGCATCTCTGACAAGTCCCCGTAGTTCAATTGAACCTTCTTTAAACTCAGAAGCAACTTGAGTAACGGCTGATTTGACAATTTCTCGCACTCTTTCTGTCCGTAACTGGCCAGTTTCTTTAACTTGCTTCAGGTCAGTTTGAATTTGCTCTTTGATATTTCTAACCATTTTCAACTCTGGGTATTTAGCTAATTTGGATAAATTAATTTAGTTTAAGTACGGTGTCACATCTAAATTTTGACGTATTCCATTGAGAATAGGCACTTCCTTTAGATAGAAAATGCAAAATCATTAGTGTTTATCTGCGAACATCGATGGTTTTATTTACATAGAAAATATCATGTATCACTATGTACATACTTGTGAGAAGATGAATTCTGATTTCTAGTTAAGATGGAAAAATGATTAACGCCAAATCACAAATCAAGCTCATGAGAATTAACTTGCTAAAAATCCTGCAATTAGTATGTTTAATTCTCTTGTTATCTACCACTAATTTTACCTTACCTGCTAGTGCCAGTGATACAGCTAATGGTGCAGAAATATTTAGTGTGCATTGTGCTGGCTGTCATATCAATGGTAGTAACATTATCCGACGAGGAAAGAATTTAAAAAAGCCAGCGCTGAAGAAATACAATATGGATTCCATAGAGGCAATTACATCGATTGTCACTAATGGTAAAAGTAATATGTCTGCCTACAAAGACCGCCTCACGGAACAACAAATTCAAGATGTTGCGACTTACGTTCTGGAACAAGCTGCAAAAGACTGGCGTTAAATAAATAATTCAAAATTCAACTATATGGTGCTATTGGCAGACAGTCGTCTTCAACTTACGCCCGTGACTGTTCCGAATGTGGCTGTGCGTTACATTATCAATAATAATTTAAAGTAAACTCTGTTTAAGAGTTAAACTTCTACCCTAGTAAGGAAATTTATTCTGCCCTCTTATCTAACTGCTGTATGAAAAGTATCCTTGCTCCTGGACATTTGCGAAAAGTGCATCACATTGCTCTCAACGTTAAAGATATGCAGGCTTCGCGTCACTTTTACGGTAGTGTTTTAGGCCTGCATGAATTGACAGGTAAGCAAGTACCCGCAACTCTAGTGGAACTTGTCGCTGAAGGGAAAGTTGCCAACTTTGTAACACCTGATGGCGTAATTTTAGACTTATTTTGGACACCTGATCTCAATCCACCCCATCCAGAACCAGAACAGAGTTTTACAAGAGCCTATCATCTAGCTTTTGATATAGATCCGCGATTTTTTGAGACAGCACTGGCTGTTTTGGCAGAAAATAAGGTAGCGATCGCTCATGGCCCAGTTACTCGTCCTACAGGTAAAGGTGTGTACTTTTATGACCCCGATGGATTTATGATTGAAATCCGTTGCGATCCTCAACCTGAAAACACAGTGCTGAGTAGTTCTGTAAACTTGATTTCTCCTTTCCCTTTCCTTTGTCTATAGCAATGCAGATATTTGAAGTTATCGAAGCCGCACTCACAAAACCACCCATTCCCCACGAACCATATAAACAATCTTTGAAAGCTTGGGCTATGTATTGCTTGCGTGACCGAGGTTTCAAGGTTGTTTATGCTCAAAATGCTGATTTTGCCATTGAACCAAAAGGAGCAGAAAAAATCTATTTTAAAGTTACCAATAATGCAGGTGATGTGGATAGTTCCTGCGCTTGGATAGTTTGGGATAGTGTCACCAAAATTGCCAGTTTGATTCCACCATCATCTTGATAATTAGGTCTAATTTTCTAATATCTGCCGTGCAAACTCAATGGCATCTTCGGCTGTAGTAATTTTACCCTCAGCTTGGGCTACAGCAATCTCTTTTAGTAGCTCACCGACAACTGGCGACGCTGGAATATTTAATGCTACCATTAGATTTTTACCACTTACTAGTTGAGTGGGATGAGCGACCAGATCATCAGGGTTAAGGTAGCGGCTGACCAAAGGTGAGTAAACCAACAAAGATTTGTCGCCGGAAATCGCCTCTACCAAAGTATCTTGGGCCACAGCCAATACGACAATAGTAGGAAATACATTACCTGCTTCTTGGAACAAAAGATATTGTTCTCGGATGGAATTATTGGTAGATTTTAACTGCGGAAACAGTTTCAGCGCAGTCATAACGGCGCGAATTTCCGCACGGCTATAGGTGAGTGCTTGTAGTTCTATTTCTGCAACTTCGGGATGAGGATGTACAAGACAAGCGAGTTTAGCAATACCTAACCAAGTTGTTTTGACAGTATCGCGTACATATTGTTGTAGTTCTGTACCAAATTGCGGTGCAAGTATGGTGGCGGCTGTGTCAACAGCGGCGAGTTTTTCAAAGCTGGCGGCTGTCGCATTTTTAAATAAATCTGTTAGTAAACCATCTTTTCCGGCGTTGGCTAACCAAGGTGTACCTTGGAGACTAGCTAGAAGATAGCCAATTTCTGCACGGACTCGTTCGGCGGCGACTGTGGTAATGTATGATGCTAAAGCGCGAATTGTCTCTTTGGTAGTCGGTTCAATATTAAAACTCAGTTGGGCAGCTTGGCGATAAGCTCGCATTAACCGTAAAGGGTCATCTTTGAGGTTGGCTGGTGATATCATACGCAACAGACTTTGCTGTAAGTCAGCACAACCTTGTAATGGGTCGATGATTTCTTGGGTATGGGGATTATAAGCGATCGCATTAATTGTAAAATCCCTTCTATGCAAGTCAATCTCTATACTATTGCCTTCTTGTTGGGCAAAGTCAGCCGTAGCTTGGGGAAATACCACACGGGCAATTTTGCGTTCTGCATCCAGCAAGACAAACCCAGCTTGATAATGTTTAGCGATCGCTCTGGCTACCTTCACCGCATCCGATGGTATCACAAAGTCAAGATCCCAATATTCACGAGTTCTGCCCAAGATAGCATCACGCACCGCACCACCCACCATATAAGCTGGTTGTGGCAACCATTCTAAGCTAAAAGGCCAATTTGACGGCGCGAGAATAGCAGCAACAGAACTGTGCATTGTAATAAAAATCAACTCCGCAACTAGTGAACAAAACCTTCGCTTACGTTAGATTAGCAATAAAGCTTCCTTGGAGGTGGTTATATTATGTGTATTTGCGTAAACTGCCACTACGTAGACCGTTGTGTAACCTATCATGCCGTAGAAACCCAACACCAACAGCCTCATTTAACTGAGAACCCAACTTTTGACCCCAATGAACCTTCTATCAATGTCAATATCCGCACCAAAGAGGATTTCATTGAAATGGAATGGGACGTTGTTGGTTGTCTTAGCTTCAAGCAAGAAACTGGTAAATGGTCGAAATTGCGTCCAGGTGAACTAGTACCGACGTGATGGCTATGATAGGTAAATTTCCAGCGGCTACTGCTGTTTATTGCAGTAGTCGTAATATTTTTATGATTTTATGCTTGAATAAATATCACGCCAACTCTAAAAAAATTTATATAATTACTTGCTTTGACAACAGAATTAACAACTCTACCCGCCCAAAAATATGCTTTATCACTGCACACCACTACGCCAGAATTAGGCTTGGCTATTAGTAACTTTGCTGATGAAACTCGCACAAATGTTTGGCATTTAGGGCGTGATTTATCCAGTTATGTGCATCAATATTTAATTGATTTTATTCAACCCCAAACTTGGTCAGATTTGGCATTTATCGCCGTTGCTAAAGGGCCAGGTGGTTTTACAGGAACTCGTATTGGTGTAGTCCTCGCCCGTACTTTAGGGCAACAATTAAATATCCCTGTGTTTGCTATTTCTACTTTAGCCGCGGTAGCTTGGTCACACAAAAATGATCATCAAAAATTAATTGCTACAGAAATGTCAGCACAAAGAGGTAAAGTCTTTGGTGCTATTTATCAAATTAATTCAGCTACGTCCGAAATGTCAGCTTTATTTCCAGATACATTACTCACACCAGAAGCTTGGCAAGAAACTTTAGCTAATTGTAATACTGAGTATCAGCTAATTCAAGCACAATCTGGGTTAGCCGCAACTGTAACCAGTATTTTGGAACTTTCTTCTCTAGAATGGCGACAAGGAAAACGACCTGATTGGTCAGAGGCCTTACCTTATTATGGGCAACATCCAGTGGAAATGTAAAACTTAGAAGCATTTCTCCACATCATAGTTATACTGCTGTCATCACAATGCAAAATTTGTAATGTAAAACTAAAATATTATAAATGGAAATGCACTTAATCAATGTTAATTAAGGGGTATTAATGTGTTTAGCAATAAAAAAATCCAACTTTTAATAACAGCAACAATTACACTAGTTTCTACAGCTGGTAGCTTAAGTTTGGCAGGATTTCTGTACAAAGATTATCTTAAAAATACTTTATTATTTTCACAATTAATAGGTAAGCAATCATCCAATGGCTTGAATGGGTCAATATCAGTAAAAGCACAAGATATTACTTTAAATACAAACAAAGAAGCTATACCGAAAGAATTTCAAGGACAAACTATTTATGAAGCAAAACTACCAATCAAAGATAAATTTATTGCGCTGACATTCGATGACGGCCCCAGCCCAAAAAATACAACACAAGTACTAGAAATTTTAAAGCAAAATCATATCAAAGCTACATTTTTCTTAGTTGGGCAAATGGTTAGCTTTCATCCTCAAATTGTCAAACAAATTGCAGCTGAAGGTCATGTGTTAGGAAACCACACATGGCATCATTGGTATCGGCGGATGGATGTTGGTACAGCCGCTAGTGAAATTAATCGTACAGCAGACATCATCTATAAACTTACAGGGGTGAAAACTACACTATTTCGTCCCCCCGGAGGCTTTTTACACAATGGTTTAGTTGATTACGCCAAAAGTCAAAAGTATGCAATCATGATGTGGTCAGATGAATCAGGAGATTCACAACGTCGGGGAGTGGCTACAACTTTAATTAAAAATGTCGAAAAAAGTGTCAAACCCGGTGGCATTGTGTTGATGCACGATGGTGGCGGTAATCGTTCTCGAACTGTTAAAGCATTACCGCAAATTATTGTAGATTTAACAGCCAAAGGGTATAAGTTTGTCACCATACCCGAATTACTGGAAATGCAAACTCAAGCTAAAGATGTAGTGACGGCAGAATCATCTATAGTTACTAAAGATGAGCATCCTAATCATCAATTACATAATCAATGAGGCGGGAGTTAAACGCAAAGGAAAACAGAGGGTAACGCAGAGGTACGCAAAGCATACTCGGCAATACTCTGCGTTTAAATTAAGGTGACAACATTACTAACTGTTGCTGAATCAACTTTCTCACTCCATCCAAGTTGAACTGCACGTTTGCCAAAATCTCCCCTACTGTCGCTTGTCCATCACAAGTTTGCATAAATTCAAATTCTGCTGTTGACAAA encodes:
- a CDS encoding CPXCG motif-containing cysteine-rich protein; translation: MQTTAEYYCAFCGEPNLTFIDLSAGGQQSYVEDCQVCCNPNILYVRIDEDTLDIEIDTEYDEG
- a CDS encoding SRPBCC family protein, yielding MLHFNHSSVINAPIEVVWQFHERPDILQMLTPPWQPVKVVRREGGLQVGAITEFRLFLGLVPLTWLARHTECEQYRLFVDEQISGPFETWIHRHEFQLEDGKTRLTDAISYSMPGGDTVEFISGWLIQTQLEAMFRYRHYVTKQQCEGKGGNWW
- a CDS encoding Ycf34 family protein, translated to MCICVNCHYVDRCVTYHAVETQHQQPHLTENPTFDPNEPSINVNIRTKEDFIEMEWDVVGCLSFKQETGKWSKLRPGELVPT
- the tsaB gene encoding tRNA (adenosine(37)-N6)-threonylcarbamoyltransferase complex dimerization subunit type 1 TsaB — protein: MTTELTTLPAQKYALSLHTTTPELGLAISNFADETRTNVWHLGRDLSSYVHQYLIDFIQPQTWSDLAFIAVAKGPGGFTGTRIGVVLARTLGQQLNIPVFAISTLAAVAWSHKNDHQKLIATEMSAQRGKVFGAIYQINSATSEMSALFPDTLLTPEAWQETLANCNTEYQLIQAQSGLAATVTSILELSSLEWRQGKRPDWSEALPYYGQHPVEM
- a CDS encoding polysaccharide deacetylase family protein produces the protein MFSNKKIQLLITATITLVSTAGSLSLAGFLYKDYLKNTLLFSQLIGKQSSNGLNGSISVKAQDITLNTNKEAIPKEFQGQTIYEAKLPIKDKFIALTFDDGPSPKNTTQVLEILKQNHIKATFFLVGQMVSFHPQIVKQIAAEGHVLGNHTWHHWYRRMDVGTAASEINRTADIIYKLTGVKTTLFRPPGGFLHNGLVDYAKSQKYAIMMWSDESGDSQRRGVATTLIKNVEKSVKPGGIVLMHDGGGNRSRTVKALPQIIVDLTAKGYKFVTIPELLEMQTQAKDVVTAESSIVTKDEHPNHQLHNQ
- a CDS encoding VOC family protein, giving the protein MKSILAPGHLRKVHHIALNVKDMQASRHFYGSVLGLHELTGKQVPATLVELVAEGKVANFVTPDGVILDLFWTPDLNPPHPEPEQSFTRAYHLAFDIDPRFFETALAVLAENKVAIAHGPVTRPTGKGVYFYDPDGFMIEIRCDPQPENTVLSSSVNLISPFPFLCL
- the petJ gene encoding cytochrome c6 PetJ, which produces MLKILQLVCLILLLSTTNFTLPASASDTANGAEIFSVHCAGCHINGSNIIRRGKNLKKPALKKYNMDSIEAITSIVTNGKSNMSAYKDRLTEQQIQDVATYVLEQAAKDWR
- a CDS encoding phage holin family protein, which encodes MLGTFLITLATALSLLIVDLVVPGVNIANFPSALIAAVAIGLINSSVKPVLSTLSLPLNLVTFGAFSLVVNGICFALAAFLVPGFSAHGIIAFILGPVVLSLANTFIVNYFAERNVALTGNTSSPGELPQGNPQQ
- the nagZ gene encoding beta-N-acetylhexosaminidase, which produces MPVSRELELFGNHVILGVSGTKLSDDDKRALSELKPVGVIFFAKNFIDGVPYQVWLASFQELIDQIREYAERDSMFMTLDHEGGRVVRTPLPITRFPYAALLRSQAKEVAKATARELKSLGINVSWSPVADVYSNPHNPIIGPRAFGNTPETAAQGALAYYLGLQESGILGCAKHFPGHGDTSTDSHFELPVLNLTVQDLRDRELIPFKALIDAQVPLIMTTHILFPQIDPDVPATISQRILKNILRDELGFEGVVVSDDLDMKAVSDRFTQSGTVARAFNAGCDLFILSRNINSSSLERTYYMAGDFADALSNGNLKKEVVTAASQRIENLLAQTPQYIVHALDKATLLQHAELAIACSFS
- a CDS encoding CCA tRNA nucleotidyltransferase — its product is MHSSVAAILAPSNWPFSLEWLPQPAYMVGGAVRDAILGRTREYWDLDFVIPSDAVKVARAIAKHYQAGFVLLDAERKIARVVFPQATADFAQQEGNSIEIDLHRRDFTINAIAYNPHTQEIIDPLQGCADLQQSLLRMISPANLKDDPLRLMRAYRQAAQLSFNIEPTTKETIRALASYITTVAAERVRAEIGYLLASLQGTPWLANAGKDGLLTDLFKNATAASFEKLAAVDTAATILAPQFGTELQQYVRDTVKTTWLGIAKLACLVHPHPEVAEIELQALTYSRAEIRAVMTALKLFPQLKSTNNSIREQYLLFQEAGNVFPTIVVLAVAQDTLVEAISGDKSLLVYSPLVSRYLNPDDLVAHPTQLVSGKNLMVALNIPASPVVGELLKEIAVAQAEGKITTAEDAIEFARQILEN
- a CDS encoding radical SAM protein; translated protein: MTSSVFAAERLLFTQTTPDTDAIPLIFAFPNEYSVGITSLGYQVVWATLATRDDVQISRLFTDIHEQLPRQPEIVGFSISWELDYVNILNLLESLNIPIRASLRDENYPIIFGGGPVLTANPEPFADFFDIILLGDGENLLGDFIAAYKEVRHAPRQIQLKRLAQIPGIYIPSLYEVEYQTPNGEVKSIKPIDSDVPAIVQKQTYRGNILSASTVVTEKAAWENIYMVEVVRSCPEMCRFCLASYLTLPFRTASLESSLIPAIERGLKVTNRLGLLGASVTQHPEFEELLNYISQPKYDDVRLSIASVRTNTVTVQLAETLAKRDTRSLTIAVESGSDKLRQIINKKLQNDEIIQAAINAKAGGLSALKLYGMVGIPGEEAEDLDATVAMMRNIKKAAPGLRLSYGCSTFVPKSHTPFQWFGVNRQAEKRLQLLQKQLKPQGIDFRPESYNWSIIQALLSRGDRRLSQLLELTRDFGDSLGSYKRAFKQLKGQIPDLDFYVHNTWSTSQVLPWSHLQGPLPQSTLLKHLDEATSHFRSSSKELQPLNS
- a CDS encoding YqaE/Pmp3 family membrane protein; this encodes MKLFRFLLALVLPPLGVFLTVGVGPTLVINILLTLLGWLPGSIHALWVVAKREEALNSGTY